Part of the Phacochoerus africanus isolate WHEZ1 chromosome 8, ROS_Pafr_v1, whole genome shotgun sequence genome is shown below.
GAATGCTGCTGAGTCCCAGGGACTGCCACCTCCAAGCTGAGTCTGAtaaggaaagaaatgggaaaagccAATGGCAGATTGAAAGCATGGAGCCAAGCTGAGGTGTGGTGGGGCCCTGAGgcactgagtgaaatgaacctAAACTGCTCCCTAAAactctgtcccccccccccattcaagATCAAACAGTTCCACACAAACTCACCAATAATGGAGGCACTTTTCAGAAGGATCCACAACCAGAAATGGCCATACTGCTGACAGCAAACTTTAAGCTATTCAACAGTCTATGAATTGGGGGATGCTGACCTAGAACTGTATGGATGCCCAATCCTTGCCCAGCCTCCCCTGGGCCCCGGCCAAGGTCAGGTCATGGAGGCTGTGGGACCCAGCCTGACTCACGAGTTGGCTGGACTGATGAGCACACCTGGCCACCCATCTGCTCTGGCACCCACGTGCTTCCACTGGACctggatttatttcttttccagcaGGGAGAGGGTGGGTGCCATGAGGTGGGAGGACAGTTACCACTGGCGTGGATCCTACAAAAGTGCTAGCCTCAAACTGAAAGTTAACATGGCCCTAAAGGCTCTCCaagattctaaaatataaaaattaacaattgCTTATTCCTTTTATCAGATTTTTCTCTGATATAAAGTCTGTCCCACTGCTGAAATAAACCCTGTTCTTGAGGAGCTATTTTCACCCAGAAATGATCAAAAGTGCTTAATGTAAGCACATTTCTTAAAAAAGTTTGAAAGGACTGTAAGACACCACAACTTCTTTTACTTGGTATCTCTTTAAGAGCCGGGAACAACTAAATCTTAAACAATGTAACATTCCCACATTATAACATcttagatatattttatttaacaacatactcttgtttctattttaaacagGGGATTAACAAGACTCCTGTCTGTGGTctaaacaaagaccaaaaggcaggCACCACTGCCAGGTCTGGGTTCCCCTCTAATGCCGTGACTGGGAAGATTGAACACTCATGTTCTTTCTCAAGTCCTGTCTGCACCAATGCATagtcttccttttgtttttggcctGATTCTGGATGCAGATACCTAGGCAGAGAATTCAACTTTCAATGCCAAACAGGAAAAGGCAgtatttaaagaaacagaattcaAAATGTAGAAAGTAAAACTCTTAGGGACTTGCTTCTGTCTCTATTCTAGAATCAGTATTTAATACTAactactcttttttgtttgttttctgtctttttagggtcacacccgcggcatatggaggttcccaagctaggggtggaattggagctatagctgccagcctacaccacagccacagcaataccagatccgagctgcatctgtgacctacaccacagctcacggcaatgccagatccttaacccactaagtgaggccagggatcaaacctgtgtcctcatggatactagtcagatttgtttcctctgagccatgatgggaactcctaatcctaaCTACTCTtagtcaaaacaaaaacaaaaacaaaactactcaAACAAGAACCACATTATTTTATACTATGGTCGCACACTCTCCCAAAGTTCTGCTCCAAGGCAGTAATAACTGAAGTTAATTTCACTCAGCCTCACACATAAGCAATCCTTGTGCAGATCTGTCTGTCGTGGGATGGAGGAGGGCTCATCCTTTCTCAGCTCTGATTTCCCCAGCCACTCTTGAAAGGCTGCAAGCACTGGCTGAAGGTTAAGGGAAGCCCATGCTTCCCTAAGGAGGCTGCAAAGTGCTAAGGAAGAGGCTGCTACGCTGTGCTGCCTTGGGGAGAAAATAGCGAAGCTGAGTCAAACACCCATTTAGGAAGGAGACTGGCAATTCTGTGTATGCAGCCGTCAGGTGATTAGCAGGTGCCTAAAGCCCAATGATGTCACATGCCTCTTTTGTTTAtaaacaaatttgtttttaagaattaaacCCCCAAACAAAGAACTGCTGCCTTAAATGCAAGGCAGGAAGTCATTAACTGAGGCCAAAAGCGCTGAAGGGCCTGGGCAGAGAGCCCAGTTAGTGAGTGACTTGCACTGGCAAATCTGTTTTAGGGAGGATTCTGATCAGGTTGGAGAGGCAAACATaactttaaagagaaaatggCCCTGAAGCAGTCTTTGCTGCCCTGAGAATCACTTTTTATTTCCAGTTCTATTTATATCTCAGGGATAATGGGGGAGAGGGCATTAGTTAAAAGCTGCAGCCATTTTAATTGCTAGGTTAACACAATCTCCATGTCTCTGAAAGCCTGCTTGTTTCCTTCAAGACATACTTGAGGATCagaatcaaggaaaataaaactcaatACCATAGGTCCTAGTCACCCATTTCCTCCCACTAGAAGCCACCTCCAAGAAGGAGAACACACAGGGCTACCAAAGATCTGCAGAGGACGCACGTGCTGTGAATGAAGATTTACCTCTGCCACCTCCACGAGGGATGGGGAGAGTACCCACAGATGCCCAGGGCTTCACCAGCCTCCCCTGATGATGAGTGCACCCAGAGGCCTGGCAAGGAAGGCCGGGAGAGCCCAACGGGGTGACAAGATCACCCTGGCAACACTGCAGCTTCCTCAGCTAGAGCTGTAAGCAGACCAATGGCACCAATTAGGCAGGGCCTGGCCTGTCTCCTCAGGCAGAACCTTGGCCTAAGGGAAGACCCTTCTACTCTCCCCTAACCTCTGTCAAACACCAGGAAGTGGAGGCGGTAGAGactgggaaagagaaaatcagaCCAAAAAGTAGACAGAGTTTCCTACCTTTCACAGAAAAAGGACTAGAGTTTGACTTGGGCCTTTTCTGGAGCTTTCAAGGATTTTCAAAAGAAACCTATTTCGGCCACATTGAGCTAGTTCCCAGAGCTTCCTAAAGCCTTAGCTTTATAAGTACTACTTTTCAGGGGTAACAAATGAAACTTAGTTTGGGTTACCAAGACGAGATGCAGCCACAAAGTCACTCTGGCAGGAGAGGGGCCAACATCTGGCTCGGGGCCTAGAAGCACTCAAAACAGTAACAGGAAAGGACTGACCAGGGATACAGACTATGCCGAAAATTTTTCCTCTTGCCACAGTGGACTAAAGCTGGGCTGTCAACTACCTACAAGAAGGGAATTGTAAAGGCTCTGCCTAGATTCAGGCCCCAGGTTATCCCAAAGATTGCTTCCAGGCAGCACAACAGCAAGAGCAAAGGGGGGGTTCCTCTTACAGTCAGAGTAAGTGATAACCAAGGGAGGTGAAAGGCTGTAAAGAGACCTCAGAGCCCTGTGCTGGCCAGCAGCCATTTCCGTGTACTTGAGGATCAGGCCACTGCTCTCAGTGCACTCTCACCACGGCCAGAGCTGAGCCTGGAGAGCGAGCAAGCAGGCAGGGTGATTGACTGAAACTGAGCCTCAGCAGGGCCCACAAGCTCCTGGGGAAGAACTTATTTCATGGATCATTTGGAGAAAACCTCATTTCAGGCTTCAGTTCTAAAAATGGCTAAAGCCAAAATACGTCCTAACTGTTTTAAAGGATTCTTGGGCGCCTGAGGCTGAATctcatcttttgtttgtttgtttgtttgtttgaagtccAGGCCTTATTCTATTGTCTTAACCCAAAGTATACACCCATCTATTGCAACTCTTCCTTGAACTCCTGAGGTCAGGGAACACAAAATCCGTATTTCCAGTCAAGACCCCTAAGAGCTTTCAGTCCTCCAAAGTTTTGAGTTCTGCAAGCAACCAAGCAGATGGCCAACACAGTAAACACCTCTCACCTGGACTGTGGGACTGTCTTATCCACAAACAGGAAGATTGCCTTTTCAGAAGGAAGCTGGATCCTTTTCCTGATAATCCACAtgaactgagccacagtgatgtCAGATGGAACCAGGTATTTCCGTTTGTCAATGTCAACAATCTGAGAGCCTGAGACTTTTTCCACGATCACCTGCAAAAGCAGAGAAAGGTCGGGACTGGATTTCTAGAGTGAGGCTCTGGCCCAGCATTCCTGGAGAGCTGATGAACAATGTGTGGTCAGGGAGATGGGTGGGAAACTGTGAAACATGAGAAAATACATTCGACTTAAAAAAACCACACACTTAAGAATTGATATAAATGTGTTACGGGGAAAGGTAAGTGCCTTTCTGTGGTCAATTACTTTCTTTCTCATCCCTGATCTCAGCATGCATGAAATAAACACAGCCCTCACAAAAAAGCTTTGCAACATCTTGTCTGGGCAGACTGGATACTATCTGGTGAGAGTTTCCTCTACAACCTGTTACTTCAGGACCCCAAAGTGGACCCACACTACAGGGGAATAAGATCCCAAGGAACACTGGAAATGAGAATGGACGGACTAATGGGATGGACTGGCAATCCCAGCCAGCCAAGAACCAAGCTCTTCATTTGGCCTGTTGCTTCTCTCTGAACTACGTTTCAAATTTACCCCTCTTGCTCTCTCCCCAGAGGAACTGTTTACAAGTCATGAGCTACAATAACAgacccgggagttcccgtcgtggcgcagtggttgacaaatccgactaggaaccatgaggttgcggttccgtccctgcccttgctcagtgggttaacgatccggcgttgccgtgagctgtggtgtaggttgcagacgcagcccggatcccacgttgctgtggctctggcgtaggccagtagctacagctccgatttgacccctagcctgggaacctccatatcccgtgggagcggcccaagaaatagcaaaaagataaaaaaaaaaaaataacagacccGATGTCCTTTAAAAaccaatcagggagttcccatcgtggcacagcggaaacaacccgactaggaacaacgaggtttcaggttcgatccctggccttgctcagaaggttaaggatccagcgttgccatgagttgtggtgtaggtcacagacacggctcagatctggagttgctgtgactgtggtgtaggccagcagcaacagctctgattggacccctagcctgggaacctccatatgccatgggtgcagcactaaaaagacaaaaaacaaaaaggactaAAGAAACTATGTGCCCTAACACGGAAGAAATATAGGATACGTTTTATTGATTACAAGGAAGGCACTGGACGGGGctcctcagattttttttggtCAGGAAAGGATGACAGGGTCAGggtgagaaaagggaaggagaagtCAGGTAAAGTCGGAGGCTCAAAGTTAAAGATGAATGTCCTAAGGCTAAAGTATCCCTTCCAAAACCAAAGTGAAAGACTCCCTCCACCACTATTCCCCAAAGTGGCTGTGACCTGTTGCCCTGTCCTAGAACATCGTTTCTTACATAATTGGCGAGGGAGCCCTGAGGCTGCAGACAGCTCGCTGGCCTAGTTCCGGAGATTCAGCACTGAGGCATCCTGAACAGCACCAACTCAAGCCCCTCAAGCCGCCGCCCGAGGGTCCCTAAGCCGTCAGGCCCCGTCAACTACTCTAACCCGACTGGAATCTAAACTTATCAACTGTTGAATGGCCAGGGGCCCTATCATGGGTCCAAGACGGCAGGGGTGACAGCGAGGTGAGGGGGCGGGGAGTTCACTCACCGGAACCCGGTCGGGATATTTCGCTCGGATCTTCGCAGATTCCACGCATCTGTGTTCTATGAGAAAAACACACCCGGCTGACGGTCGCGCCGGCTCACCGGCCTCCCGGGTCCCtcgcccctcctccaccccaccccacccccgtgacCTGTGCACGCCCCCGGCCCTCGTTCGGGTGTCCCAGCGACCTCGGTCCTCGGTCCCCTGGCTCTGGCGGGGCCCGCGGAGGGCGGCGAGGAATCCGTAGGCAGCCGCCCAGGGTGCTGGGGCCTCGGCGACCAGAGCTCAGAGGGCGGCATCCGCCCCACCCGGCCCAGCCTAGGGCGGCccgagtgggggagggggcccaCCCGCCGCCCCAGCCTCCACGGGCAGGCCAAACGCCGAGCGCTTACCCAGCGAGTGGTCCTCCTTGAACATCCACTTCATGGCGACAGCGGGGAAAGGACGCAGCCGGCTCTCGGAGCCGCGGAGCTCAGCGCACCAACCACAACAACaacgacggcggcggcggcggtggtgaCTACACGGCAGGCGGGACTTCCGGCCGCTGGAGCCTAGCAaccggccgggggcggggcttcCGGCGCCGCTTCACAGGGCGTCGGGCCAGGAGGCGTGGGGCGGGCGCAAGGAAGGAGTGGGTACCGCGAGGGGCCGCGGGAGGAGTTGGCGTGGTGACGTTGACGATTGGGGTGTCTGTAAGGGAAGTTGATGACTGGGAAGGGGATATTCAGGAATTGGTAACAGGAGCGGGGTTTCGGTGGACGTTGGTAACGGGAAGGGATGTGTGGAGGTCTGGCTGATACGACAGGGCTCTTGGGAGTGTTAGAGAAGTCCGACCGGGGCGTTGGTGACAAGAGGGGAATTTTAGAATATCAATGACTGAAGAGGGGTCTTTGGTGGCTGCTGATGGCAGGGGGTCTGTTTAGGGCATTGACAGTCTGAGGGGTATTGTGTAGAGTGGTAACGGGTTGGGCTAAATTgagaggttttttgtttatttttttggccacgcccacggcatgcggaagttcccagccaaggccagggatccaacctgagccacggcagcgacagcgccggatccctaacccctaggccaccaggaaattcccagGTTGGGGGCTCAATCTGGGGTGTATGACTAGTTTGAGGAAACTGTATGGGGAGGGATACTGATGACAACCCCGGGGGGTTCATTATTGGGGACAGCCATAACAGGTTGCATTGGACCTGGAAATGGAGTTTTTAAACAAATCCCATTTCCTTGCTTTATTCACGAATAGTGTCTgaataaacatttaagaaaaggTATCATAAATATGCATTTGAGGGGTGTAACATCACGCTGATCACAAAGAAACCCCTTAATCTTAACTGGTGGAGTAGTCAGAGGTGACAGATTCAGAAAATTCCTCTGACAGCTGGGCATGAAGCGGGTTTCTTCAGCACTCAGCTTTGGGGTTCAACAGTTACAGCCTGGGTTGTGTGAGTGTCTCCTGCCTGAGCGTCCGCCTTCAGGTTCTCCAGGAACgtcattcctttcttcttccaggaGTCATGGGACGGTCTGCCCTGGGTCATCATCTGTTTATGAGCTGGTGCATATCTGACAAGATATTCACTTAATTGGGCACATGATCCTCACCACATGCTTGTGAGTCTGATGCATCCAAAAGGCCTGCATGTGTGAACATTGTCATTCACAATTTCCTCAGTTGAAATTCCTTATGGATGTTGTGGAATCTAGCTTCATTCTAaaagtatttttgttattttaagattGTGTGTCTGAGCAACTAAAATAgctgtttgttgacttgtttgtttttaatgaaatgaaaaatcctGTGAATTTCATACCTCGAGATTATTGTTGCATGTAGGAACATTATTCCAAGTGTTGGGGGAAAGCCATGAACAGAACAGACCACATATATGTTCTTATGATGTTTGCATTCTAGTGGgacaaagcaaaaatatatatatgaggaattcccattgtggcacagtgggaatgaacctgactagtaaccatgaggtttcagtttgatcccgggcctcactcagtgggtgaaggatctggtgttgccgtaagctgtggtgtaggtcccagacttggctctgatcctgtgttgctgtggcacaggccagcagctgtagctccaattttacccctagcctgggaacctccacaagccatttgtgcagctctaaaaagcaaaaaataaaaaaaatgtgtgtgtgataATAGGTGctgtttagaaaaataaagcatggtTGGTGACTAGAAAGTGAAGGTGGGAATCGAATGCTAATTAGATCAAGAATTCTAGGCAGTATTCTAGGAACAGTAAGGAACTTCTTATGGCTGGAGCTGATAAATAAGAGGGTGTTAGCAGGTGAGATCAAAGAGATTAAAGTACATtgattaaaagatatttaatcaaagagattaaagttgatttacaatgttgtgtcaatttggattttatttagaATGTGATGAGTATTCAGTGGAGGGTTTTAAGCCGAAGTGTGCCTTGATATGACTTTCCTTTTTAAGTGATCAAGCTACCTTCTGTGTAGACAGTAGACTATTGGGGGATTGAGGATGGAAGCAAGGGAATAGTTAAGAGGCTGTTGTAATAACCCAGGTATATGATTATGTTGGCTTAGACCAAGAACGTGTCTGTGGAGGTGGTGGGAAGCAGCTGTGTTCTAGATATGTTT
Proteins encoded:
- the GABARAPL2 gene encoding gamma-aminobutyric acid receptor-associated protein-like 2; translated protein: MKWMFKEDHSLEHRCVESAKIRAKYPDRVPVIVEKVSGSQIVDIDKRKYLVPSDITVAQFMWIIRKRIQLPSEKAIFLFVDKTVPQSSLTMGQLYEKEKDEDGFLYVAYSGENTFGF